The Nymphaea colorata isolate Beijing-Zhang1983 unplaced genomic scaffold, ASM883128v2 scaffold0060, whole genome shotgun sequence genomic sequence TCTATGAACTACAGGATGCTTATTGAATGATAAGAAACTTATCTTAGCTTACAAGACTCAAGAAGGAGTATTTTTACGTTCTTTCTCGTCTAGATAGAGTAACTGGACTCTCATGTCATTCGTATTATGATGGGATAAAAAAGGGGGGTTCGaggtttatttatatataattaattcgAGTAAATTAATATTACCCAATATGCAATGCAAAGTATCATATCCATTGGGGATGGCGGAGCCAATAGGATGAATCAAAAGATACATCATGAACTATGTACCGCGCCCATCACTTAGATGGGCCCCGGAAAGCAAAAAATGTGGGAAGGGgcgaaaaaaatgggaaaattaagaaatgaaaagggaTCAGATTGGATTTGTACTGGATCGGAAATGATCTTTCTATTCCTACCCCTCAACCCTCTGAACAGACGAGACTTCTGTGTCTTTCAGACAACTTCGGATATGTATGGAGTATTAACATGAGCCAAAGGAAGGATAGTAgggacaaacaaaaaagaagaaggaatataTTCCTTTGCCGATCCACAAGGGTCGGGATGTATGTTGTAGATACctcgatgaataactactaGACTATGAATGTAACGAATATGTATTGTATCCCGATCcatattcattttctctttgtatatatacatttcgATACATTAACCATATGCCAGGAACCAGATTTGAACTGGTGACACGAGGATTTTCAGTCCTCTGCTCTACCAGCTGAGCTATCCCGACCGTCCTCTATACATTATCCTACTGGAGGACATGTATCTGTGTCAATTAATTTAAAGGTACTAAAGAAACATTACAAGTCCtgggatttctttttctttggatttttttaaacCTTTATTTGTAAGGGATATGAACTATGAATGATTCAATAATGGGATTCCTTGTATATCCTTGTATACAaataatacatatacatatgttatgGTTATGTTCGTTTGGACATATACTGCATTTAGCTGCTGAAGCAAGAGAGAAACTGCTAGGATCCGTTTGTCAAAGAGTCGAGcgaatgaatatcatatataattttGACCCGCTTCTAATTTGGAAGCGCTGGCGAAAAAAGAGGATAAATGTTTAGGTCGTAAACTAGGCATTTCTTGGGGACTTGGGGATAGAGGGACTCGAACCCTCACGATTTCTAAAGTCGACGGATTTTCCTCCTACTACAAACAAATTGCATTGTTGTCAGCATTGACAGGTAGAATGGGACTCTATCTTATTCTCGTTCGATCAGTCATTTCTCTCCCAGCCTTATACTCTGGAGTGAATGATTTTATcactgaatattttatttttctttcaaattggaATCGATTCAGAACACAAGAGTTATGAActaattattaatatatttcatatatattaatatatataaataagaaaataaaaaaaaataaggattCGGGTTGTGATTAATCGTTTGATATTTCAGTTGATATTTCAGTACATAGGATCATCCCCTCAGAGTTCCGATGGATAGATTCTTCTACCAACCCCTCAACCCCATTCGTTGGAACAGCTTCCATTGAGTCTCTGCACCTATCCTTTTTGATTCTCGCTTTCTAGGAAAGGAACCCTTGTTTTCTGTAAACAGGATTTGGCTCAGGATTGCCCATTTTTAATTCCAGGGTTTCTCTGAATTTGGAAGTTACCACTTAGTAGGTTTCCATACCAAGGCTCAATTCAATCAAGTCCGTAGCGTCTACCAATTTCGCCATAtccccctttctttcttttgaggcCGGGACCCTATTGTGATTCCATTCCCCTCTTTCCTTTCTGTTAGAACCATTCAATTCATTAAATACCGATCCGATATCGGAAAAAATCCTATTTTAACCCTTTCAGCTCTACCAGACCAGTGTTTGGTTCAATCAGAACCAGAAATGATTCTATCATTGATGTATCCGCAATTCAATATGGATAGCTATATCCCACATATATCTGCCTCTCCTCCGCGCATTTTCCCTGCTCGATATGAAATAGTGGAACGGtcaatattcttcttcttttcctatcTTTACGAATAAAATCAGAGGAGTGCATAATCTCATTATGATCCAGATTGCATTCTTAGGCTAGATCCGTTATAACTAAATAGACTAGCTTAGCTATAATAAGCTAAGATCACAGCAGCTTACTGAACTAACtcactattttattttatgttatgtGAGTTGAGCCCGCTTAGCTCAGAGGTTAGAGCATCGCATTTGTAATGCGATGGTCATCGGTTCGACTCCGATAGCCGGCTTTTTCCTATCGATTTTTTATCCATGATTGATAATGTCTCCTTGAGATAAAGGAATAGTGAAAAgactcttccctttttcttccaaaTCTCGGGTTCCCGATCTATTATGTCTATGTCGCAGGAACTTACATTCCAATTCAATTATGAGTAAAAAACTTATTGGAGCAGTTGTATCTCTATAGAACAAATCGTGGGATACTTACTTaccatgtatacatatatacaaaataatacGGGTATTGATACAATTCATCTAATTTCTCTTTTAGCATTAGCACTTCAGTGGGTTTCGCTTTGTTTATCGTTTAGTTCAGTCTTAAGGTTTATCCTATTCTTTAAAATAAGGAGTCTTTATGTCTCGTTACCGAGGACCTCGTTTAAAAAAATACGCCGTCTGGGGGCTTTGCCGGGACTAACTAGTAAAAAACCTAGGTCCGCAAGTGATCTTAGAAACCAATCCCGCTCCGGGAAAAGATCTCAATATCGTATTCGtttagaagaaaaacagaaattgcGTTTTCATTATGGTCTGACGGAGCGACAACTACTTCGATATGTTCGTATCGCTGGAAAAGCAAACGGTTCGACGGGTCAAGTTTTACTGCAACTACTTGAGATGCGTTTGGATAACATTCTTTTTCGATTGGGTATGGCTTCAACTATTCCTGGAGCCAGGCAATTAGTTAACCATGGACATATTTTAGTTAATGGTCGTCTAGTGGATATACCAAGTTATCGCTGCAAACCCCGAGATATTATTACTACGAAGGATAAACAAAGATCCAGAGCTTTGATTCAAAATCATATGGATTCATCCTCCAACGCGGAATTGCCAAAACATTTGACTCTGCACTCATTGCAATATAAAGGGGTAGTCAATCAAATAATAGATAGTAAATGGGTCGGTTTGAAAGTCAATGAATTGCTAATCGTAGAATATTATTCCCGACAAACTTGAACCTAAAATACCCAGCAAAGGTTAGGACAATTTTGTCCCTTTTTTCGCTGAAAGAAGTAGAGGGATTTGATACGGATTTTGATCCCATTCACGTATCGCAAATGGATCAGCAGTGATATTTTCATTCACTGTCCGCTCTTTTCTTCCccctctttttgttctttccttttacGTATCACAGCACAGTAATTAGGAATAGAAAAAAATctctataaagaaagaaaagaagggtctttctcttctcttagaATAACGGTATCAATTGGTATTTGATACATTGTGTGGTTGGTAACGTTGGTGAATTAGATGAGGATACGGAAagagagggattcgaaccctcgGTAAACAAAAGCCTACATAGCATTTCCAATGCTACGCCTTGAACCACTCGGCCATCTCTCCTACATAACCTTATCTTATTAATTATGACCCAGAAACCAAGTGAATAGCGAGTCACTCATATTATTTAGTACAGGTACGACCGATCCATTATCATATCAAACTTTTGTCAAGGAACGATCTTCCTTCAAGTTTCGagggataaaaaagaaaaacgtatTCATCCTTGTCAAGACGACGGACGCTCCCATCTTATTGATATTTGATTTCTACCGGATTAAACCAACGGGTTGGAATGAATCAACCGATGGATCCTTTCCAGTTTcatttcagatttttcaaaaataatccCTCCCATGAGCTATGGATCTATTACAAATTGATGAATCATCCCATGGATTTTCATTCTATAATCTTATGGTGTCTACACGCTATGCACACAAAATGGATAGTTATCCTTACCCCATTTTTATCATGGAATGCTTAttccattttttattatcataatgaaatccaattttggttaGGTTATGATAGGATAGGTTATTGTTTATTATATTAGTATTAGAATCTGTAGAAAAAATTCCTTGATTCTTGCATTTCAATGAAATAGCTAATAGTCTCATTGGTATACTACTAAATTGGAATCGAAAATCCAACCGTATTCAAATAGTTCCTTATTGATCCCTTCCCAAAAGTACTGAGTAAAAGATCCACATTTTTGATTTATAATTAGTTTAATTAGttattagtctttttttttatgtcatttcgTATCGTACAATTCCTTTGTTGTGGGATCATTTACCCGCGAGGGGTAATGAGAAGAATTATAAAATGGATTGCAAACTATGCCTAGATCTCGGATAAATGGAAATTTTATTGATAAAACCTCTTCAATTGTAGCCAATATCTTATTACGAATAATTCCGACAACTTCGGGAGAAAAAGAGGCATTTACCTATTACAGAGATGGTGCGATTTGATTCCTTTTTCTTACTTACCACTCTATTTCATTTATTCTTATTCTTACAAAAAGAGACACGATTCGgtatggaaagaaaaagattggtAAAAACCTACGCTTGGTGAAGGTGAAGTTTGGAGATAGAGCAATCCCTTCTGTCGTGTATCCTCGATTGATGCAACCTCAGATGCTTCAATTGTCGATTCTAGTATTGAGCGAAAGGTTACACCTATAGGTTCTGTATTGCATGTCAATTCTACTGTAATAGTGCCAATAGGTGGCATAGGGAAGAAGCACTACACCTAGGAATCAACAAAACGAAAACTTTGTTATATAATTCCCCCTTCTTCTTATCGGGATCGGGACTACCAAGAATGGTTAGGACAACAAACATCCATCTCGTTCGTACTTTGGATACCCGTATAACCATCAAAGATCGTTGAAGTGACTAATTCCTGGAAATAGGGGCGTtaagaacaaagaaattgcTGGAGTTACCATTTTTCTCTAAGAAAGACCAACATGTTTGGTATTAAGTAAGAAAAGACCTCTTGCAGGAAGGCTGGCTAGAGATTTCTTGTAAAAACACTAGCCCCTGTCAGTtcataaggaaaatatttaaatctttttggttttggtttgatTCCATGGATTATTTCCCTTAATATTATATTATGCGCAGAAGGAGGAGCCGTATGAGATGGAAATCTCACGTACGGTTCTGGAACGGAGATTCTTGGAATGAACGACCGTAACGGATGTCAGCTCAATCTGAAGGAAATTATGCGGAAGCTTTACAGAATTATTATGAAGCTATGCGACCAGAAATTGATCCCTACGATCGAAGTTATATACTCTATAATATAGGCCTTATACACACAAGTAACGGAGAACATACGAAGGCTTTGGAATATTATTTCCGAGCACTAGAACGAAATCCATTCTTACCACAAGCTTCTAATAATATGGCCGTGATCTGCCATTACGTGCGACTATCTCTACTAtagaaatagaaagaaggaa encodes the following:
- the LOC126409311 gene encoding LOW QUALITY PROTEIN: photosystem I assembly protein Ycf3-like (The sequence of the model RefSeq protein was modified relative to this genomic sequence to represent the inferred CDS: inserted 1 base in 1 codon); this translates as MPRSRINGNFIDKTSSIVANILLRIIPTTSGEKEAFTYYRDGMSAQSEGNYAEALQNYYEAMRPEIDPYDRSYILYNIGLIHTSNGEHTKALEYYFRALERNPFLPQASNNMAVICHYVGHSTGDSEIAEXWFDQAAEYWKQAIALTPGNYIEAQNWLKITGRFE